One Weissella coleopterorum DNA segment encodes these proteins:
- a CDS encoding tRNA (cytidine(34)-2'-O)-methyltransferase produces MTNHIVLFEPLMPANTGNIARTATGTNTKLHLIEPLGFQLDDKHLKRAGLDYWETVDITIHPDLTSFMSTLSDQDELFLISKFADRSYHEVDYTLSDHDYYFMFGKETTGLPETFMREHADLALRIPQNDQHIRALNLSNSAAIVIYEALRQQNFPNLDLVHTYEHDKLK; encoded by the coding sequence ATGACTAATCATATTGTTTTATTTGAACCATTAATGCCTGCGAATACAGGTAATATCGCGCGAACTGCTACAGGAACTAACACTAAATTACATTTAATTGAACCTTTGGGTTTTCAGTTGGATGATAAGCATCTGAAACGAGCAGGATTAGATTACTGGGAGACTGTTGATATTACCATTCATCCAGATTTAACAAGCTTTATGAGCACTTTATCCGATCAAGATGAACTATTTTTAATTTCAAAGTTTGCTGATCGGAGTTATCACGAAGTTGACTATACGCTTTCCGACCATGACTATTATTTCATGTTTGGAAAAGAAACCACCGGGTTGCCGGAGACATTTATGCGGGAACATGCTGATTTGGCTTTGCGCATTCCACAAAATGACCAACATATTCGGGCCTTAAATCTTTCCAATTCGGCCGCGATCGTTATTTACGAAGCCTTAAGGCAACAAAATTTCCCGAATTTAGATTTAGTGCATACCTATGAACATGATAAGTTAAAGTAG
- a CDS encoding diacylglycerol kinase family protein — MTLDSNDNKKIKPMMPLDEQQVVKNSHFLQSFGHAVEGIGQLLVRERNMRFHFFASVIVIYLGFHLHIGRQDWLWTAMAIFAVVMSEFVNTMIETMVDLIVGYEYHPLAKIAKDVAAGAVVFAVVFAMAVGTIVFYPYVVPIIERLLNLKF; from the coding sequence ATGACTTTGGACTCAAACGATAATAAAAAAATTAAACCTATGATGCCATTAGATGAGCAGCAAGTAGTCAAAAACTCGCATTTTTTACAATCATTTGGGCATGCTGTTGAAGGAATCGGGCAGTTATTGGTACGGGAACGTAATATGCGCTTCCATTTTTTTGCATCAGTGATTGTAATCTATTTGGGTTTTCATCTTCATATTGGTCGGCAAGATTGGTTGTGGACGGCAATGGCTATCTTTGCGGTAGTGATGTCCGAATTTGTGAACACCATGATCGAAACCATGGTTGATTTGATTGTGGGGTATGAATATCATCCTTTAGCTAAAATTGCAAAGGATGTGGCAGCTGGAGCGGTTGTTTTTGCTGTTGTTTTTGCGATGGCTGTGGGAACAATTGTTTTTTATCCCTATGTAGTACCAATTATTGAACGTTTATTGAATTTAAAATTTTAG
- the recO gene encoding DNA repair protein RecO, with amino-acid sequence MAETRLSTFQGIVMYQREHKERDLLVKILTREFGKKMFFVKNGKSKKNRLTAELQPLMQATYEGTINFNGLSFIDDVKAIHLARSFMEDIELNAYGTYLLGLIDSAFVDNQPLTTWFDLAQLGLEKIEHGFDPQGIANYFELALLPAFGLEMNWSQCAICGRSDLPLDFSDQYHGVLCQNHFQVDDQRWQIDPKAMLVLSKFSQISLNQLGSLKLKAKTKQEMARLMNHIYDDQVGIHLKSKTFIQQLDNWQDRLGRRQTSTLEKGKQNDD; translated from the coding sequence GTGGCTGAAACCAGATTAAGCACTTTTCAAGGGATTGTGATGTACCAGCGTGAGCACAAAGAACGAGATTTGTTAGTAAAAATTCTAACACGCGAATTCGGCAAAAAAATGTTTTTTGTAAAAAATGGTAAATCGAAGAAAAACCGTTTGACGGCTGAACTTCAACCTCTCATGCAGGCGACGTATGAGGGAACTATCAACTTTAATGGGTTAAGTTTTATTGATGATGTTAAAGCTATTCATTTGGCACGTTCATTTATGGAAGATATTGAATTAAATGCCTATGGAACATATCTTTTAGGCTTAATAGATTCAGCCTTTGTGGATAATCAGCCGCTCACAACGTGGTTTGATTTAGCTCAATTAGGTTTAGAAAAAATTGAACACGGATTTGATCCTCAAGGAATTGCTAACTATTTTGAATTAGCATTGTTACCGGCTTTTGGATTGGAAATGAATTGGAGTCAATGTGCAATTTGTGGGCGAAGTGACCTTCCTTTGGATTTTTCGGATCAATACCATGGGGTTCTTTGTCAAAATCATTTTCAAGTAGATGATCAACGCTGGCAAATCGATCCTAAAGCCATGCTAGTTTTATCAAAATTTTCTCAAATATCTTTAAACCAATTGGGTTCTTTAAAATTAAAGGCCAAGACGAAACAAGAGATGGCTCGGCTCATGAATCATATTTATGATGATCAAGTTGGAATACATTTAAAAAGTAAAACTTTTATTCAACAATTAGATAATTGGCAGGACCGGCTTGGAAGGCGCCAAACATCAACTTTAGAAAAAGGAAAGCAAAACGATGACTAA
- a CDS encoding YitT family protein, with protein sequence MQTVKDYMRGHEYTSRLTAAVVYAVCAAIALNFFWTNGHIYSSGFTGLAQLINTILVKIFGVPLPIYIIFVLLNIPLLIFSIKNIGGRFTFFTAVAIFLASFAMRFIVGPHQPWTQDPLMDAIFGGLINGFGTGFALRNGLSTGGLDIIGIVLRRKYGINMGNANLIFNFFILLGAGFLFGPKYALYTAIGLVVNARMIDALYTRQQKMQVMIITERPQEVADSLQNNLRRGITIVHHAEGAYNHRPKEILFTVISLYEEIDAYHAIGQADPKAWSSMWKIERTFGRFYEPRL encoded by the coding sequence ATGCAAACAGTAAAAGATTATATGCGAGGTCATGAGTACACGAGTCGTTTAACGGCTGCGGTGGTTTATGCGGTTTGTGCAGCGATTGCTTTGAATTTCTTTTGGACGAATGGTCATATTTATTCATCTGGCTTTACGGGATTGGCACAATTAATTAACACTATTTTAGTTAAAATCTTTGGGGTTCCGCTACCGATCTATATTATTTTTGTTCTGTTAAATATTCCATTATTAATTTTCTCAATCAAAAATATTGGTGGACGGTTTACGTTTTTTACGGCCGTTGCGATCTTTTTAGCTTCATTTGCAATGCGTTTTATTGTGGGACCACATCAACCTTGGACGCAGGACCCTTTGATGGACGCCATTTTTGGAGGTTTAATTAATGGATTTGGGACGGGATTTGCTTTGCGTAATGGTCTATCAACCGGTGGTTTAGACATTATTGGAATTGTTTTACGTCGTAAGTATGGGATTAATATGGGAAATGCCAACTTGATCTTTAATTTTTTCATCTTGCTAGGCGCTGGTTTTCTCTTCGGACCTAAGTATGCTCTATATACTGCGATTGGTTTGGTGGTGAATGCCCGGATGATTGATGCGCTATATACTCGTCAACAAAAGATGCAAGTGATGATTATTACTGAACGTCCACAAGAGGTGGCGGACTCATTACAAAATAATTTGCGTCGTGGAATTACAATCGTACATCATGCTGAAGGTGCTTATAATCATCGGCCCAAAGAAATTTTATTTACGGTAATTTCACTTTATGAAGAAATTGATGCATATCACGCGATTGGTCAAGCTGATCCCAAAGCTTGGTCGTCAATGTGGAAGATTGAACGTACATTTGGACGCTTCTATGAACCACGGTTGTAG
- the aspS gene encoding aspartate--tRNA ligase has translation MQRTNYAGLIDENYVGQTVTLQGWVQKRRDLGALIFVDLRDREGLVQLTFSDDISGAALKIADQLRTEFVIEVEGIVTLREAGINSNLRSGKVEVQVQTAKILATAKTTPFNIDDDVDAADELRLKYRYLDLRRPVMQKNIRIRSKITAATHEFLDANGFIDIETPYLAKSTPEGARDYLVPSRVNPGSFYALPQSPQLFKQLLMGAGFDRYYQVARAFRDEDLRGDRQPEFTQLDVETSFMNQSEIIALVNKWVAAIMQKTVNYELETGTIPMLTWQESMDRFGTDKPDLRFGMELIDLTAFMQDSSFSVFAKAVENQGQVKTIVVPGVADDYSRKDLDKKAQYVERFGAKGLPWLKVTAEGLKGPIAKFFSDNEEALIATTQAQVGDLLIFAADQASVVAGSLDALRRMFAKEQDMIDEQKWAFAWIIDWPLFEYQPEEDRWISAHHPFTMPNEADLELLETVEGAHQAHAQSYDLVLNGYELGSGSIRIHRMDIQEKMLTALGFTPEAAQEAFGFLLEGMEYGFPPMGGIALGLDRLAMILAGTENIREVIAFPKNSKGSEPMTEAPLPVSKQQLAELELTAPIYADTKAPNLAEE, from the coding sequence ATGCAACGCACAAATTATGCGGGATTGATTGATGAAAATTATGTTGGACAAACTGTAACCTTGCAGGGATGGGTGCAAAAACGTCGAGATTTGGGCGCGTTAATTTTCGTCGACTTGAGAGATCGCGAAGGACTAGTGCAGTTGACATTTTCAGATGATATCAGCGGGGCTGCATTAAAAATAGCTGATCAATTAAGAACGGAATTCGTTATTGAAGTAGAGGGGATCGTTACCCTTCGTGAGGCGGGAATTAACTCTAATTTGCGGTCTGGTAAAGTGGAGGTTCAAGTTCAAACGGCTAAAATTTTAGCCACAGCTAAAACAACCCCTTTTAACATTGATGATGATGTTGATGCTGCTGACGAGCTACGTTTGAAGTATCGTTATCTGGACTTGAGACGCCCAGTAATGCAAAAAAATATACGAATTAGATCAAAAATTACGGCAGCTACCCATGAATTTTTGGATGCGAATGGTTTTATTGACATTGAGACTCCTTACCTAGCTAAATCAACTCCCGAAGGCGCGCGTGATTATTTAGTGCCATCACGAGTTAATCCAGGATCATTTTATGCTTTACCTCAATCACCACAATTATTTAAACAATTATTGATGGGGGCAGGATTTGATCGTTATTATCAAGTTGCGCGGGCCTTTCGTGATGAGGATTTAAGAGGAGATCGTCAACCTGAATTCACCCAACTAGATGTTGAAACTTCATTTATGAATCAATCTGAAATCATCGCTTTGGTAAATAAGTGGGTTGCTGCTATTATGCAAAAAACAGTTAATTATGAGTTGGAGACAGGCACTATTCCAATGCTAACGTGGCAAGAGTCAATGGATCGATTTGGAACAGATAAGCCTGATTTGCGTTTTGGGATGGAATTGATTGACTTGACGGCATTTATGCAGGACTCTAGTTTTAGTGTTTTTGCAAAGGCAGTTGAAAATCAAGGACAAGTGAAGACTATCGTGGTTCCAGGAGTCGCTGATGATTATTCACGTAAAGACTTGGATAAAAAAGCACAATATGTTGAGCGTTTTGGTGCCAAGGGCTTACCTTGGTTGAAAGTAACGGCTGAAGGGTTAAAGGGACCGATTGCTAAATTCTTTAGTGATAATGAGGAAGCATTGATTGCAACGACACAGGCTCAGGTTGGTGACCTATTAATTTTTGCAGCGGATCAAGCTAGTGTCGTGGCAGGATCCTTAGATGCCTTACGTCGAATGTTTGCGAAAGAACAAGATATGATTGATGAGCAAAAATGGGCTTTTGCCTGGATTATCGATTGGCCTCTTTTTGAATATCAACCAGAAGAAGATCGTTGGATTTCAGCTCATCATCCCTTTACGATGCCAAATGAAGCTGATTTGGAACTCTTGGAAACGGTGGAAGGTGCCCATCAGGCTCATGCACAGTCATATGATTTGGTCTTAAATGGTTATGAATTGGGGTCCGGTTCAATTCGTATTCATCGAATGGATATTCAAGAAAAGATGCTGACTGCGCTTGGATTTACCCCCGAGGCGGCCCAAGAGGCCTTTGGCTTCTTATTGGAAGGAATGGAATATGGATTCCCGCCAATGGGCGGAATTGCCTTAGGTTTGGACCGCTTAGCAATGATTTTGGCTGGGACTGAGAATATTCGGGAAGTCATTGCCTTTCCTAAAAATTCAAAGGGAAGTGAACCAATGACGGAAGCTCCGTTACCTGTTTCGAAGCAGCAATTGGCTGAATTAGAGCTAACGGCACCAATATATGCAGATACCAAAGCGCCGAATTTAGCAGAAGAATAA
- the ribF gene encoding riboflavin biosynthesis protein RibF — protein MRIIHLHHPYQLSQIDKEPVVLAMGFFDGVHIGHQAVLQRAAKKAQQEKIKLAVLTYNQHASIVFSKQSQPLKYLTPTSQKLEIFADMGVDLVYMVEFTSALAQVPPTQFVQQYMVDLHAMAVVAGFDHTFGPADIANMSTLPQLAKDRFEVLEVQPILVQGTEAASTKIRALLDAGKVELVTPILNRVYTTTGVVVHGDARGREMGFPTLNIVTPVDERLPQDGVYVVEVLVNQKWYGGMAQIGYNVTFGAGRAQTLEINLFNFTDLVYGEQVKIRWHQYLRAEVEFSGMPDLMEQLVLDQQRSEAYLNTLSD, from the coding sequence ATGCGAATTATTCATTTACATCATCCTTATCAATTGAGTCAGATTGATAAAGAACCAGTGGTTTTAGCAATGGGGTTCTTTGATGGAGTTCATATTGGGCATCAGGCAGTATTACAACGAGCAGCTAAAAAAGCTCAACAAGAAAAAATTAAACTAGCTGTCTTAACTTATAATCAACATGCTTCGATTGTGTTTAGCAAACAGTCACAGCCGTTGAAATACTTAACCCCAACATCACAGAAATTAGAAATTTTTGCTGATATGGGGGTGGATTTGGTGTACATGGTCGAGTTTACTTCAGCGTTAGCTCAAGTTCCACCAACACAATTCGTACAACAGTATATGGTTGATTTGCATGCGATGGCAGTGGTGGCAGGATTTGATCATACATTTGGCCCGGCAGACATTGCTAATATGAGTACACTACCCCAATTAGCAAAAGATCGCTTTGAAGTTTTGGAAGTACAGCCAATTTTAGTTCAAGGGACGGAAGCTGCATCAACTAAAATTCGGGCGTTATTAGATGCGGGAAAAGTGGAGCTCGTTACTCCAATTCTCAATCGAGTTTATACAACAACCGGGGTTGTTGTACATGGTGATGCTCGTGGACGTGAGATGGGATTTCCGACGCTAAATATTGTGACACCAGTTGATGAACGGTTGCCCCAAGATGGGGTGTACGTGGTGGAAGTACTAGTCAATCAGAAATGGTATGGCGGAATGGCTCAAATCGGCTATAATGTAACATTTGGTGCTGGTCGTGCTCAAACCTTGGAAATTAATTTATTTAATTTTACTGATTTGGTTTACGGCGAACAGGTGAAGATACGTTGGCATCAATATTTACGAGCTGAAGTCGAATTTTCAGGTATGCCCGATTTGATGGAACAACTGGTTTTGGATCAACAAAGAAGTGAAGCATATTTAAACACATTATCCGATTAA
- the era gene encoding GTPase Era produces the protein MSEQEFKSGFIALVGRPNVGKSTLLNQMIGEKIAIMSPKAQTTRNKIQGIYTTTQGQIVFLDTPGIHKPQNSLGDYMVKTAMSAIRESDMVWFLVDAETPRGRGDDFIINRLKETKTPVYLIINKIDLVKPEALLALIADYQAQMDFAEIFPISARNGDGVQSLLDFAMPKMEVGPQYYPADQITDHPERFIMAELIREKVLQLTRQEVPHSVAVVIDKIERQDENHLHIQATIVVERPTQKNIVIGKQGAMIKEIGTRARRDIERLLGDKVFLETWVKVEERWRDKPQALQTYGYKEDADV, from the coding sequence ATGAGTGAACAAGAATTTAAGTCGGGCTTTATTGCCTTAGTGGGACGACCAAATGTAGGTAAATCAACTTTACTTAACCAGATGATTGGTGAAAAGATCGCGATTATGTCACCAAAGGCGCAGACAACACGGAATAAAATTCAAGGAATTTATACAACAACGCAAGGTCAAATAGTTTTCTTGGACACACCTGGAATTCACAAACCCCAAAATTCATTAGGCGATTATATGGTAAAAACGGCCATGTCAGCAATTCGTGAATCAGATATGGTTTGGTTTTTAGTCGATGCGGAAACACCTAGAGGACGTGGGGATGATTTTATTATTAATCGTCTAAAAGAAACTAAAACACCTGTCTACTTAATTATTAACAAAATTGATTTAGTGAAACCAGAAGCATTACTGGCCTTAATTGCAGACTATCAAGCTCAAATGGACTTTGCGGAAATTTTCCCTATTTCGGCCCGCAATGGGGATGGAGTCCAGAGCCTTCTTGATTTTGCGATGCCAAAAATGGAGGTTGGACCGCAGTATTATCCCGCCGACCAAATTACGGATCACCCGGAACGATTTATCATGGCAGAATTGATTCGTGAAAAAGTCTTGCAATTAACTCGTCAAGAAGTTCCACATTCTGTGGCAGTAGTGATTGATAAAATTGAACGGCAAGATGAAAATCATTTGCATATTCAGGCTACCATTGTGGTAGAACGCCCAACCCAGAAAAATATTGTTATTGGGAAGCAGGGAGCGATGATTAAGGAAATCGGAACAAGGGCTCGTCGTGATATTGAACGTTTGTTGGGGGATAAAGTTTTCCTAGAGACGTGGGTTAAGGTTGAAGAACGGTGGCGTGATAAGCCTCAAGCCCTCCAAACGTATGGTTACAAAGAGGACGCGGATGTTTAA
- the rpsU gene encoding 30S ribosomal protein S21 produces the protein MTKTVVRKNESLDDALRRFKRGVSKDGTLQEYRKREFYIKPSVQRKLKAEAARKRKNKKSR, from the coding sequence ATGACAAAGACTGTTGTTCGTAAGAATGAGTCTCTTGATGATGCTCTCCGTCGTTTCAAGCGTGGTGTATCAAAGGATGGTACTTTGCAAGAATACCGTAAGCGCGAATTCTACATTAAGCCATCAGTTCAACGTAAGTTGAAAGCTGAAGCTGCACGTAAGCGTAAGAACAAGAAGAGCCGTTAA
- a CDS encoding PhoH family protein: MTKIVKNYRFENSEQELGLIGAQDTNLNLLSEGLNVQLVIVGDQLQITGEAESVEQTVAVLNQLVLLVKKGIKLNAADLVSAIHMVQRGTLEYFVDLYTETLIRDQKGRSIRVKSFGQRQYIQAIKHADITFGIGPAGTGKTFLAVVMAVAALKRGEVERIIITRPAIEAGENLGFLPGDLKDKVDPYLRPIYDALHTIIGREQTERLMEREVIEIAPLAYMRGRTLDNAFIILDEAQNTTSQQMKMFLTRFGFGSKMIVNGDISQIDLGHKSQSGLVQVGQILENVSAITFINFDADDVVRHPVVGSIVRAYDEYETK, translated from the coding sequence TTGACAAAAATCGTAAAAAATTATCGTTTTGAAAATTCAGAACAGGAATTGGGCTTAATTGGAGCGCAAGATACGAATTTAAATTTATTGTCTGAAGGTCTTAACGTTCAACTTGTCATAGTAGGGGATCAACTCCAAATTACAGGTGAAGCTGAATCAGTCGAACAAACCGTTGCAGTATTAAATCAATTAGTGCTTTTGGTTAAAAAGGGAATTAAATTGAATGCTGCTGATTTAGTAAGTGCAATACATATGGTTCAGCGGGGAACTTTGGAGTACTTTGTTGATTTGTACACTGAAACTTTAATTCGAGATCAAAAAGGTCGGTCAATCCGGGTTAAAAGTTTTGGTCAAAGGCAGTATATTCAGGCCATTAAACATGCTGACATTACGTTTGGAATTGGCCCAGCTGGAACTGGGAAAACATTTTTAGCAGTCGTGATGGCGGTAGCAGCCTTGAAACGTGGTGAAGTAGAGCGGATTATTATTACAAGGCCAGCCATTGAAGCAGGTGAAAATTTGGGTTTCTTACCAGGTGATTTAAAAGATAAGGTCGATCCATACTTACGCCCTATTTATGATGCGTTACATACTATTATTGGCAGAGAACAGACGGAGCGTTTGATGGAACGAGAAGTGATTGAAATCGCCCCATTAGCTTATATGCGTGGAAGAACTTTGGATAATGCATTCATTATTTTGGATGAGGCGCAAAACACCACATCACAACAAATGAAAATGTTTTTGACTCGTTTTGGTTTTGGTTCCAAAATGATCGTGAATGGTGATATCTCACAAATTGATTTAGGGCATAAATCTCAGTCGGGGTTAGTCCAAGTGGGGCAAATTCTGGAGAACGTGTCAGCAATTACTTTTATTAATTTTGATGCTGACGATGTCGTTCGGCATCCTGTCGTAGGGTCAATTGTACGAGCATATGATGAATATGAAACAAAATAA
- the ybeY gene encoding rRNA maturation RNase YbeY translates to MDLAIDDQTKLGLPSTQIDLVERVLQFAGTYLELPDNTEMSVTFVNNDEIQRINREYRNLDKPTDVISFALEDDDEDLPIIMDPEMMEEIPKNIGDIFVSVDKVQEQADFLEHPFERELGFLVVHGFLHLNNYDHMRSAEDEKVMFRLQREILDDFGLKR, encoded by the coding sequence ATGGATTTGGCGATTGATGACCAAACAAAATTAGGGCTGCCTAGCACTCAAATCGATTTGGTGGAACGAGTTTTACAATTTGCAGGAACCTACCTTGAATTACCTGATAATACAGAAATGTCAGTAACCTTTGTTAATAATGATGAAATTCAACGTATAAATCGGGAATACCGTAATTTGGACAAACCAACAGATGTGATCTCATTTGCCTTAGAGGATGATGATGAAGATCTACCAATTATTATGGATCCTGAGATGATGGAAGAAATACCTAAAAATATTGGTGATATTTTTGTGTCAGTTGATAAAGTGCAAGAACAGGCCGATTTTTTGGAACATCCGTTCGAACGGGAATTAGGATTCTTGGTCGTTCATGGTTTCTTACATTTGAATAATTATGATCATATGCGTAGTGCAGAAGATGAAAAAGTAATGTTTCGTTTACAACGGGAGATTTTAGATGACTTTGGACTCAAACGATAA
- a CDS encoding GatB/YqeY domain-containing protein, with protein sequence MTLLDTLTVDMKTAMKAKDKATLSVVRMLKAAVSNEQIKLGHDLTPEEELAVLSRELKQRVEERDSYQAGHRTELVTEIQQQMDVVKRYMPAQMSEAEVETIVKATVEQVGATQKSDMGKVMGALMPKVKGKADGKLVNDLVQKYLN encoded by the coding sequence ATGACATTGCTAGATACATTAACTGTAGATATGAAAACTGCTATGAAAGCTAAGGATAAGGCTACACTTTCGGTGGTACGGATGTTAAAGGCAGCCGTTTCCAATGAACAAATTAAATTAGGGCATGATTTAACGCCTGAAGAAGAGCTTGCGGTCTTATCACGTGAATTAAAGCAACGAGTAGAGGAACGTGATTCATATCAAGCCGGGCATCGAACAGAATTAGTTACTGAGATCCAACAACAAATGGATGTCGTCAAGCGTTATATGCCTGCACAGATGTCTGAAGCTGAAGTTGAAACGATCGTAAAAGCAACGGTTGAACAAGTTGGTGCCACTCAAAAAAGTGATATGGGAAAAGTAATGGGGGCACTTATGCCAAAAGTAAAAGGTAAGGCGGACGGTAAATTAGTGAACGATTTGGTACAAAAATATCTTAATTGA
- a CDS encoding ABC transporter ATP-binding protein produces MLDEAKQYTVRAQGITKNFQLFSTQSEKLKSIFKGNTDGANFWALRGLTFDIEPGDVVGIVGTNGSGKSTLLNVLSGVIPQTSGTLEINGSIGVVAINEGLNWDLTGRENIRLKQLMMGMTNHQIDLAMPEIVEFSELGEFIDQPVKDYSSGMRSKLGFSIVTHNDPDILVVDEALSVGDQNFSKKALTKIREFIADGKTIFFVSHDLEQVREFTNKVMWIQYGQMLNFGPTKQVADEYQAFTQKLDQMSEDERTQFVNHEKQQQQLFTIDQLKDKYIQSGVSETEMRQMTKLRSFEGFGRFSLWFTLALIVAMMALVIWMGYGR; encoded by the coding sequence ATGCTTGATGAAGCGAAACAATATACGGTGCGAGCACAGGGAATAACTAAAAATTTCCAATTGTTTTCAACTCAATCCGAAAAATTAAAATCTATTTTTAAAGGCAACACTGATGGTGCCAATTTTTGGGCTTTACGGGGTTTAACTTTTGATATTGAGCCAGGTGATGTCGTTGGAATTGTTGGAACGAATGGTTCTGGTAAGTCAACTCTTTTGAATGTTTTGAGTGGGGTGATTCCACAAACTTCGGGAACCTTAGAAATTAATGGTTCAATTGGAGTGGTAGCCATTAATGAGGGCTTAAATTGGGATTTGACTGGCCGTGAGAATATTAGGTTAAAACAACTAATGATGGGGATGACTAATCATCAAATTGATTTAGCCATGCCAGAGATTGTCGAATTTTCAGAATTAGGTGAGTTTATTGATCAACCAGTCAAAGATTATTCATCAGGGATGCGATCAAAATTAGGCTTTTCGATCGTAACTCATAATGATCCGGATATTTTAGTCGTCGATGAAGCATTATCAGTTGGTGATCAAAATTTTTCAAAAAAAGCGCTCACGAAAATTAGAGAATTTATCGCTGATGGTAAAACGATTTTTTTCGTTTCGCACGATTTAGAACAAGTTCGCGAATTCACCAATAAAGTGATGTGGATTCAATATGGACAAATGTTGAATTTTGGACCGACGAAACAAGTAGCGGATGAATATCAAGCCTTTACGCAAAAGTTAGATCAGATGAGTGAAGACGAACGCACGCAATTTGTGAACCATGAAAAGCAACAACAACAATTATTTACAATTGACCAATTAAAAGATAAATATATTCAGTCTGGTGTTTCAGAAACTGAAATGCGTCAAATGACAAAGCTGCGCAGCTTTGAAGGGTTTGGTCGCTTTAGCTTGTGGTTCACGTTAGCATTAATCGTGGCCATGATGGCGCTTGTGATCTGGATGGGATATGGTAGGTAA